In one Rutidosis leptorrhynchoides isolate AG116_Rl617_1_P2 chromosome 8, CSIRO_AGI_Rlap_v1, whole genome shotgun sequence genomic region, the following are encoded:
- the LOC139865046 gene encoding polygalacturonase QRT3, whose amino-acid sequence MRPFCLLVSIFLVFQGVNSSQKQHKLYDFKTKLHQHFFMASTSVSVKSSGRVFNPIGYGADPSGDQDSSTAIMAAVADAALNNNGQQLLPGVKDLGGAIVDLQGGSFKISKPIAIPPNSGNVVIQGGTLRASDTFPSDGYLIELHSPSSSQFSKTTINETNNTYSDRKTRNEPIYYEDVTFHDILFDSSNIGGGLLVIDSARTRINNCFFLHFVTEGILVERGHETFISNSFMGEIPTIGGDEQEKNFLGTAIDLAGNDNAITDVVIFSANIGIVLRGQANIITGVHCYNKATYFGGVGILIKTGQNRVDNCYMDYNSIVIQDPTQVHVSNGFFLGGGNIVLRAVNGRISGLNIVNNMFTGDSRNVVEIDGVFTSIDQVVIDQNNVRGGMRLKSTIGKMAVSRNGTIWVANFSPILVFPNRIGHVQYSVYNGGGSIEGVGGHAVTNITENVVVVETEKQLNGTVWFLVDQNL is encoded by the exons ATGAGACCCTTTTGTTTATTAGTATCAATTTTCCTGGTGTTTCAAGGAGTCAACAGTTCTCAAAAGCAACACAAACTTTACGACTTTAAAACCAAACTTCACCAACATTTTTTCATGGCATCTACTTCTGTTAGTGTTAAG AGTTCGGGTCGGGTGTTTAACCCAATTGGGTATGGAGCAGACCCCAGTGGTGATCAAGATAGCTCGACGGCAATAATGGCTGCGGTGGCTGATGCTGCCTTAAATAATAACGGGCAGCAGTTGCTGCCCGGAGTCAAAGATTTGGGTGGCGCAATTGTTGACTTACAAGGTGGCAGCTTCAAGATTTCTAAACCCATTGCTATTCCTCCAAATTCCGGCAATGTTGTG ATACAAGGAGGTACATTACGAGCATCAGACACATTTCCATCAGATGGCTATCTTATCGAATTACACTCACCAAGTTCCTCACAATTTTCGAAAACCACGATCAACGAGACCAACAACACTTACTCCGACAGAAAAACCAGAAATGAACCAATCTACTACGAAGACGTCACTTTTCATGACATCCTTTTCGATTCAAGCAACATAGGTGGAGGCCTACTCGTGATTGACTCAGCACGAACTCGAATCAACAATTGTTTTTTCCTACATTTTGTGACTGAAGGAATACTAGTCGAAAGAGGTCACGAAACGTTTATATCAAATTCTTTCATGGGAGAGATCCCGACCATTGGTGGAGACGAACAAGAGAAGAATTTTTTGGGAACTGCAATTGATCTTGCTGGTAATGATAATGCAATTACTGATGTCGTTATTTTCTCAGCCAATATAGGGATCGTGTTAAGGGGTCAAGCTAACATTATCACCGGGGTACATTGTTATAACAAGGCAACTTACTTTGGTGGGGTCGGGATTTTAATAAAAACGGGACAAAATCGTGTTGATAATTGTTACATGGATTATAACTCGATTGTGATACAAGACCCGACACAAGTTCATGTTAGTAACGGCTTTTTTCTAGGGGGAGGTAACATTGTTTTGAGAGCGGTTAATGGGAGGATATCGGGGCTTAATATTGTGAACAATATGTTTACTGGTGACTCGAGGAACGTTGTGGAAATAGATGGGGTATTTACGAGTATTGATCAAGTTGTGATCGATCAAAATAATGTGAGAGGGGGAATGAGGTTGAAATCGACGATTGGGAAGATGGCTGTTAGCAGAAATGGGACTATTTGGGTTGCGAATTTTTCACCTATTTTGGTGTTTCCGAACAGAATTGGTCATGTTCAGTATTCGGTTTATAATGGTGGAGGTAGTATAGAAGGGGTTGGAGGACATGCTGTTACAAATATTACCGAAAATGTTGTTGTGGTTGAGACTGAAAAACAATTAAATGGAACTGTATGGTTCTTAGTTGATCAAAATCTatga